From a single Sphingobium lignivorans genomic region:
- a CDS encoding copper chaperone PCu(A)C: MRAGFLAMAAMAMPLALAGCEAPPAVYVDGGYVRLNPNPQAPSAAYFKIHAGNEPIVLRGVMTEQAVRLEIHESVTQDGMASMRRIENMEIPARSTVSLAPGGKHIMLWSINPTALEAGKMSFTFIFSNGDRVIADAVIQKAGDDAESDHSSH; the protein is encoded by the coding sequence ATGCGCGCGGGCTTCTTGGCGATGGCGGCAATGGCGATGCCTCTGGCACTGGCCGGCTGCGAGGCACCGCCCGCGGTCTATGTGGATGGCGGTTATGTCCGGCTGAACCCCAATCCGCAGGCTCCATCGGCGGCCTATTTCAAGATCCACGCCGGCAACGAGCCGATCGTCCTGCGCGGCGTGATGACCGAGCAGGCGGTCCGGCTCGAGATCCACGAAAGCGTGACTCAGGATGGCATGGCCTCCATGCGCCGGATCGAGAATATGGAAATCCCTGCCCGCTCCACCGTCAGCCTGGCGCCGGGCGGCAAGCATATCATGCTCTGGTCCATCAATCCCACGGCGCTGGAGGCGGGCAAGATGAGCTTCACCTTCATTTTCTCCAACGGCGACCGGGTGATTGCCGACGCTGTGATCCAGAAAGCGGGAGACGATGCGGAAAGCGATCATTCGAGCCACTAG
- a CDS encoding DsbE family thiol:disulfide interchange protein codes for MKKAMKRSLILWIPLGGYLIFLIVASLGLNREQQTVIQSRMIGKPVPVIDLPEASSSHPAFSTGDMADGKPRLLNIFASWCVPCAAEAPQLLQLAQRGVRIDAVAIRDARPDVDAFLKRHGDPFQRIGLDARSALQFHLGSSGVPETFVIDGKGIIRYQHIGYIGPQDMETILQKLKDAES; via the coding sequence ATGAAGAAGGCGATGAAGCGCTCCCTCATCCTCTGGATCCCGCTGGGCGGCTACCTCATTTTCCTGATCGTCGCCTCGCTGGGCCTCAATCGCGAGCAGCAGACAGTCATCCAGTCGCGCATGATCGGCAAGCCGGTGCCGGTCATCGACCTGCCCGAGGCATCCTCGAGCCATCCCGCCTTCTCGACCGGCGACATGGCGGACGGCAAGCCGCGTCTGCTCAACATCTTCGCGAGCTGGTGCGTGCCATGCGCGGCCGAGGCGCCGCAGCTCCTGCAGCTCGCCCAGCGCGGCGTGCGGATCGACGCGGTGGCGATCCGCGACGCGCGGCCCGACGTCGACGCTTTCCTGAAGCGCCATGGCGATCCCTTCCAGCGCATCGGGCTGGATGCCCGCAGTGCCCTGCAATTCCATCTCGGCTCCTCGGGCGTGCCCGAGACCTTCGTGATCGATGGCAAGGGCATCATCCGCTACCAGCATATCGGCTATATCGGCCCGCAGGACATGGAGACGATCCTGCAGAAGCTGAAGGATGCGGAATCATGA
- a CDS encoding heme lyase CcmF/NrfE family subunit yields the protein MIAETGLAALWLAATLAGVQLLLAWAVVARGNEDARRLIRPVAVAQGVLACLAMALLIILFLRSDMSVYLVAANSHSMKPFIYKFAGAWGNHEGSMLLWVAVMSASGAAVALFERALDRATHYATLGAQAAISLGFYAFLLLASNPFTRLDPPAVQGQGLNPLLQDPGLAFHPPTLYFGYVGLSVAFSFAVGALLTHQVNARFARAVRPWVLGAWVLLTFGITAGSYWAYYELGWGGWWFWDPVENASLMPWLAATALLHSASVLAARDALRAWTVMLSVVAFAMSMIGTFLVRSGILTSVHAFAVDPTRGSFILALLGLYIGGALVLFALRVHTVNEGARFEPVSRESALVVNNLLLCVILGLVLVGTLYPLLTEMMGVRVSVGPPYFNAVIGPVALLLMALLVVGPLLRWRRDDAGAVLRRALPAVGLGVLALIAAVALPSPTIDWLPTLGLGLAAAVGLASLAPLWKRNLLRTPLFTYGMVIAHLGCAVSLAGMASESAFSVERLAAAKPGDRFEIAGQTVRFDSVMPVAGPNWTAMEATLTVSRGNRVIGVARPQARFFADPPTPTNESVQMTRWNGQLYLVLGEQLEDGRWQLRIWWKPFVTLIWAGGGMIALGGLLALIGRVRRERRQGRAQAREVPA from the coding sequence ATGATCGCCGAGACGGGCCTTGCCGCACTGTGGCTCGCGGCCACGCTGGCGGGCGTGCAGCTGCTGCTGGCCTGGGCCGTGGTGGCGCGGGGCAATGAGGATGCGCGCCGACTGATCCGGCCCGTCGCGGTGGCGCAGGGCGTGCTCGCCTGCCTCGCCATGGCGTTGCTCATCATCCTGTTCCTGCGGTCCGACATGTCGGTCTATCTGGTGGCGGCGAACAGCCACTCGATGAAGCCGTTCATCTACAAGTTCGCCGGCGCCTGGGGGAATCACGAGGGCTCGATGCTGCTCTGGGTCGCGGTGATGAGCGCCTCCGGGGCGGCGGTGGCGCTGTTCGAGCGCGCGCTCGACCGGGCCACCCATTATGCCACGCTCGGCGCGCAGGCGGCGATCAGCCTTGGCTTCTATGCCTTCCTGCTGCTGGCCTCCAATCCCTTCACGCGGCTCGATCCGCCAGCCGTGCAAGGGCAGGGGCTCAATCCGCTGTTGCAGGACCCCGGCCTCGCTTTCCATCCGCCGACGCTCTATTTCGGCTATGTCGGGCTCTCGGTGGCGTTCTCCTTCGCGGTGGGCGCGCTGCTGACGCATCAGGTCAATGCCCGTTTCGCCCGTGCCGTCCGGCCCTGGGTGCTGGGCGCCTGGGTGCTGCTGACCTTCGGCATCACGGCCGGCTCCTACTGGGCCTATTATGAGCTGGGCTGGGGCGGCTGGTGGTTCTGGGATCCCGTCGAGAATGCCTCGCTCATGCCCTGGCTGGCGGCGACGGCGCTGCTCCACAGCGCTTCCGTGCTGGCCGCGCGCGATGCGTTGCGTGCGTGGACGGTCATGCTCTCGGTGGTGGCCTTCGCCATGTCCATGATCGGCACCTTCCTCGTGCGGTCGGGCATCCTGACGAGCGTTCACGCCTTTGCCGTCGATCCGACACGGGGAAGCTTCATTCTCGCGCTGCTCGGCCTTTACATCGGCGGCGCGCTCGTCCTGTTCGCGCTGCGCGTCCACACGGTGAACGAAGGCGCGCGGTTCGAGCCGGTCAGTCGGGAATCGGCGCTGGTGGTCAACAACCTGCTGCTGTGCGTGATTCTCGGCCTCGTGCTGGTCGGCACGCTCTATCCGTTGCTGACCGAGATGATGGGCGTGCGGGTCTCGGTCGGCCCGCCTTATTTCAATGCGGTGATCGGTCCGGTCGCGCTGTTGCTGATGGCGCTGCTGGTGGTGGGGCCACTGCTCCGCTGGCGGCGGGACGATGCCGGCGCGGTGCTGCGGCGCGCCCTTCCGGCAGTCGGCCTGGGCGTGCTGGCGCTGATCGCGGCGGTCGCGCTGCCATCTCCGACGATCGACTGGCTGCCGACGCTCGGGCTCGGCCTGGCGGCCGCCGTTGGCCTCGCCAGCCTGGCACCGCTCTGGAAACGCAACCTGCTGCGCACGCCGCTTTTCACTTATGGCATGGTGATCGCGCATCTGGGGTGCGCGGTGAGCCTTGCCGGCATGGCGAGCGAAAGCGCCTTTTCCGTCGAGCGGCTCGCCGCCGCCAAACCGGGAGACCGTTTCGAGATCGCGGGCCAGACCGTGCGGTTCGACAGCGTGATGCCGGTCGCCGGGCCGAACTGGACCGCCATGGAGGCCACGCTGACGGTGAGCCGTGGCAACCGGGTGATCGGCGTCGCGCGTCCGCAGGCCCGCTTCTTCGCCGATCCGCCCACACCCACCAACGAATCCGTGCAGATGACGCGCTGGAACGGCCAGCTCTACCTCGTGCTCGGCGAGCAGTTGGAGGACGGGCGCTGGCAATTGCGCATCTGGTGGAAGCCGTTCGTCACGCTGATCTGGGCCGGCGGCGGGATGATCGCGCTGGGCGGCCTGCTCGCGCTTATCGGCCGTGTCCGCCGCGAGCGCAGGCAGGGGCGGGCGCAGGCCCGGGAGGTGCCGGCATGA
- the dnaJ gene encoding molecular chaperone DnaJ, with the protein MSSEIDYYELLEVERTADAGTLKAAYRKMAMKYHPDRNPGCQDSEAKFKAINEAYDCLKDDQKRAAYDRVGHEAYRQHMGGGGGGAGGFGGGAGFSDFSDIFDTIFGGGFGGGGRQQTRRGADLRYDLEISLEDAFHGRETTINIDVSAQCDACDGSGAEPGTSAETCPTCAGHGKVRAQQGFFVIERTCPSCHGAGQRIKSPCRTCRGEGRVDKARSLDVKVPAGVDEGTRIRLSGQGEAGPRGAPAGDLYIFLHVKRHPIFEREGTNLFCRVPISFTMAALGGAITVPGLDGVEHEVRIPAGIQSGKQLRQRGAGMPVLNGRGRGDLVMQIEVETPTRLSARQKELLEEFRATETGEECPQSSSFFSKIKEVWSDLTD; encoded by the coding sequence ATGAGTAGCGAAATCGATTATTACGAACTGCTCGAGGTCGAGCGGACGGCGGACGCGGGCACGCTCAAGGCCGCCTATCGCAAGATGGCGATGAAATATCACCCGGACCGTAACCCCGGGTGCCAGGACAGCGAAGCCAAGTTCAAGGCGATCAACGAAGCTTATGATTGCCTGAAGGACGACCAGAAGCGCGCGGCCTATGATCGCGTCGGCCATGAGGCCTATCGCCAGCATATGGGCGGCGGGGGCGGCGGCGCCGGCGGATTTGGCGGCGGCGCGGGCTTCTCCGATTTCAGTGATATTTTCGACACGATCTTCGGCGGCGGTTTCGGCGGCGGCGGGCGTCAGCAGACACGGCGCGGTGCGGATCTGCGCTATGACCTGGAGATCAGCCTCGAAGACGCTTTCCACGGCCGCGAGACGACGATCAACATCGACGTGTCGGCGCAGTGCGATGCGTGCGACGGCAGTGGCGCGGAACCCGGCACGAGCGCCGAAACCTGCCCGACCTGCGCCGGCCACGGCAAGGTGCGCGCGCAGCAGGGCTTCTTCGTCATCGAGCGGACCTGCCCGAGCTGCCACGGCGCGGGCCAGCGCATCAAGTCACCCTGCCGCACCTGCCGTGGCGAAGGACGCGTGGACAAGGCGCGCTCGCTCGACGTCAAGGTGCCGGCCGGCGTGGACGAAGGCACGCGCATCCGCCTTTCAGGGCAAGGCGAGGCAGGACCGCGCGGCGCACCGGCGGGCGACCTCTACATCTTCCTGCATGTGAAGCGGCACCCGATCTTCGAGCGGGAGGGCACGAACCTGTTCTGCCGCGTGCCGATCAGCTTCACCATGGCCGCGCTGGGCGGCGCGATCACCGTGCCAGGGCTCGATGGCGTCGAGCATGAAGTCAGGATCCCGGCCGGCATCCAGTCCGGCAAGCAGCTGCGCCAGCGCGGCGCGGGCATGCCCGTGCTCAACGGGCGCGGTCGCGGCGATCTCGTCATGCAGATCGAAGTCGAGACGCCGACGCGACTCTCTGCCCGCCAGAAGGAGCTGCTGGAGGAATTCCGCGCGACCGAGACGGGCGAGGAATGTCCGCAATCGAGCAGTTTCTTCAGCAAGATCAAGGAAGTCTGGAGCGACTTGACCGACTGA
- the purF gene encoding amidophosphoribosyltransferase, with product MLTTHPFDDDKLREECGIFGVHGAEGASAMVALGLHALQHRGQEAAGITSWDGFEFHTHRAMGHVAGNFDNDEIIRKLAGGVACGHVRYSTTGETALRNVQPLYAELASGGFAIAHNGNISNAMNLRKRLVREGAIFQSTSDTEVIIHLLAKSRYRTLLDRFIDALKQVEGAYSLICLTREGLIACRDPLGIRPLVMGRLGEAIIFASETVAFDVVGAEFIRQVEPGELIVVAQGGEIRSHRPFGDSLRPRPCIFEHVYFSRPDSIMDGNSVYSVRKGIGAQLAIESPVNADLVIPVPDSGVPAAIGYAQQSGIPFELGIIRSHYIGRTFIQPGDKVRHLGVKLKHNANRALIDGKRIVLIDDSIVRGTTSLKIVQMMREAGAKEVHMRIASPPTRHSCFYGVDTPERGKLLAHKMDVAQMCAFIHAESLAFVSIEGLYRAIGESNRNSESPQYCDACFTGDYPTTLTDFDDQAEVDQLELLHERVV from the coding sequence ATGCTGACCACCCATCCGTTCGACGACGACAAGCTGCGCGAGGAGTGCGGCATCTTCGGTGTTCATGGCGCTGAAGGCGCTTCCGCCATGGTCGCGCTGGGGCTTCACGCCCTCCAGCACCGCGGGCAGGAAGCCGCCGGCATCACAAGCTGGGACGGCTTCGAGTTCCACACGCACCGGGCCATGGGCCATGTCGCCGGCAATTTCGACAATGACGAGATCATCCGCAAGTTGGCCGGGGGTGTTGCCTGCGGCCATGTGCGATATTCCACCACTGGCGAGACGGCCCTGCGCAATGTGCAGCCGCTCTATGCCGAGCTGGCGTCGGGCGGCTTTGCCATTGCCCACAATGGCAACATCTCCAATGCGATGAACCTGCGCAAGCGGCTGGTGCGCGAAGGCGCCATCTTCCAGTCGACCAGCGACACGGAAGTCATCATCCACCTTCTCGCCAAGTCGCGCTACCGCACGCTGCTCGATCGCTTCATCGATGCCCTGAAGCAGGTCGAAGGCGCCTATTCGCTCATCTGCCTCACCCGCGAGGGGCTGATCGCCTGCCGCGATCCGCTGGGCATCCGTCCGCTGGTCATGGGCCGGCTGGGCGAGGCAATCATCTTTGCGTCCGAGACCGTGGCGTTCGATGTGGTCGGCGCCGAGTTCATTCGCCAGGTCGAGCCGGGCGAACTGATCGTGGTGGCGCAGGGCGGCGAAATCCGCTCGCACCGACCCTTCGGGGATTCGCTGCGACCGCGCCCCTGCATCTTCGAGCATGTCTATTTCTCGCGTCCCGATTCCATCATGGACGGCAACAGCGTCTATTCGGTCCGCAAGGGCATCGGCGCGCAGCTCGCCATCGAGAGCCCGGTGAATGCGGATCTCGTCATTCCCGTGCCGGACAGCGGCGTGCCCGCCGCGATCGGCTATGCCCAGCAATCGGGCATCCCGTTCGAACTGGGCATCATCCGCTCGCATTATATCGGCCGCACCTTCATCCAGCCGGGCGACAAGGTCCGGCATCTGGGCGTCAAGCTAAAGCATAATGCGAACAGGGCCTTGATCGACGGCAAACGGATCGTGTTGATCGACGATTCCATCGTCCGCGGCACGACGAGCCTCAAGATCGTGCAGATGATGCGCGAGGCCGGCGCGAAGGAAGTGCATATGCGCATCGCCAGTCCGCCGACGCGGCATAGCTGCTTCTACGGCGTCGACACGCCCGAGCGCGGCAAGCTGCTGGCGCACAAGATGGACGTGGCGCAGATGTGCGCCTTCATTCATGCCGAGAGCCTTGCTTTCGTCTCCATCGAGGGCCTTTACCGCGCCATCGGCGAGAGCAATCGCAACAGCGAGAGCCCGCAATATTGCGATGCCTGCTTCACGGGCGATTATCCCACGACCCTGACCGATTTCGACGATCAGGCCGAGGTGGACCAACTCGAACTGCTCCACGAGCGCGTGGTCTGA
- a CDS encoding cytochrome c-type biogenesis protein produces MRRLLPMALLLAMVSAMSMPAPSFAQTALPPAPYANRQLDDPALEAKATDLMHTIRCLTCQSQSIADSDASMAADMRSEIRERIARGEDPEAIRAWLIERYGDWISYKPTAEPILWPLWAAPILMLGAGGLLVRSRMKRRRGSQP; encoded by the coding sequence ATGAGGCGGTTGCTGCCGATGGCCCTGCTGCTGGCGATGGTGAGCGCGATGTCGATGCCGGCACCGTCATTCGCGCAGACGGCCCTGCCGCCCGCGCCTTACGCCAACCGGCAGCTCGACGATCCGGCGCTGGAAGCGAAGGCGACGGACCTCATGCACACGATTCGCTGCCTGACCTGCCAGAGCCAGTCGATCGCCGACAGCGACGCCAGCATGGCGGCGGACATGCGCTCGGAGATCCGCGAGCGCATCGCGCGCGGGGAAGATCCGGAAGCGATCCGCGCCTGGCTGATCGAGCGTTATGGCGACTGGATCAGCTACAAGCCGACCGCCGAACCGATTCTCTGGCCGCTCTGGGCAGCGCCGATATTGATGCTCGGCGCAGGCGGTTTGCTGGTGCGAAGCCGCATGAAGCGCCGCCGCGGGAGCCAGCCATGA
- the ccmC gene encoding heme ABC transporter permease CcmC, whose translation MHAFANPRRFLAIAMPLTPWCFWGGIALILAGCWAGLFQAPADYLQGESFRIIYIHVPTAWLGMGGWSGMTIAAIMQLVWRHPLAGVAGRAIAVPGAVATALCLATGSIWGRPTWGTWWEWDGRMTSMLLLLFLYIGYIALARSSADRGDAGGVSRVTAIYALVGALNLPIIHYSVVWWNSLHQGRSITLSGSSIAGSMLWPLGLTVLGFTAWFAAIVLLRMRAILAENRIEARLRRMSRS comes from the coding sequence ATGCACGCCTTCGCCAACCCACGCCGATTCCTGGCCATCGCGATGCCCCTGACGCCCTGGTGCTTCTGGGGCGGGATCGCGTTGATCCTCGCCGGATGCTGGGCCGGCCTGTTCCAGGCTCCGGCGGACTATCTGCAGGGCGAGAGCTTCCGCATCATCTATATCCATGTGCCCACCGCCTGGCTGGGCATGGGCGGCTGGAGCGGCATGACCATCGCGGCGATCATGCAGCTGGTCTGGCGGCACCCGCTCGCCGGGGTCGCCGGACGGGCCATCGCCGTGCCGGGGGCCGTGGCGACGGCGCTGTGCCTTGCCACCGGATCGATCTGGGGCCGGCCGACCTGGGGAACATGGTGGGAATGGGACGGACGCATGACCTCCATGCTCCTGCTGCTCTTTCTCTATATCGGCTATATCGCTCTGGCCCGATCCAGCGCGGATCGCGGCGATGCGGGCGGGGTGAGCCGGGTCACGGCCATCTATGCGCTGGTCGGCGCGCTCAACCTGCCGATCATCCATTATTCGGTGGTCTGGTGGAACAGCCTGCATCAGGGGCGGAGCATCACTCTGTCCGGCAGCAGCATTGCAGGTTCGATGCTCTGGCCGCTGGGCCTGACAGTGCTCGGCTTCACGGCCTGGTTCGCGGCGATCGTGCTGCTGCGCATGCGCGCGATCCTCGCCGAGAACCGCATAGAGGCGCGGCTGCGCCGCATGTCCCGGAGTTGA
- a CDS encoding heme exporter protein CcmD, with amino-acid sequence MNPWPFIIAAYGLTALALIGTSLWAWLSARRLEARAAQLSGRGE; translated from the coding sequence ATGAATCCCTGGCCTTTCATCATCGCCGCTTATGGGCTGACGGCGCTAGCCCTCATCGGCACCAGCCTCTGGGCGTGGCTGTCCGCGCGCCGGCTCGAAGCCCGGGCCGCGCAGCTCTCGGGACGGGGAGAATAG
- a CDS encoding SDR family NAD(P)-dependent oxidoreductase, with amino-acid sequence MTEQTDTRPLAGRIALVTGASRGIGAATALALAHDGAHVVLVARTGQDLEAVEERIHAEGGSATIAPLDLTDGESIGRLAQAVSGRWPALDILVLNAATLGTLAAVPAIDAKEFARQLTLNVAVPQALIAAFDPMLRASSDARVIGLSTGVAAAAPRAYWGAYGASKAALDVLIAAYGQEVRNVSAIRTHIVDPGPTRTVMRARAYPGEDPATLKTPDVVGRAIADLVASDTPDGARVTLPR; translated from the coding sequence ATGACAGAACAGACCGATACCCGCCCCCTCGCCGGGCGGATCGCCCTTGTGACCGGCGCGAGCCGGGGCATCGGGGCTGCCACGGCCCTCGCGCTGGCGCATGATGGCGCTCATGTCGTGCTGGTCGCCCGCACCGGGCAGGACCTCGAAGCCGTGGAAGAGCGCATCCATGCCGAGGGCGGCAGCGCGACCATCGCGCCGCTGGACCTCACCGACGGCGAGAGCATCGGTCGGCTGGCGCAGGCCGTGAGCGGCCGCTGGCCGGCACTCGATATCCTCGTGCTCAATGCCGCCACGCTCGGCACGCTCGCGGCGGTGCCCGCGATCGACGCCAAGGAATTCGCACGGCAGCTCACCCTGAACGTCGCCGTGCCCCAAGCACTCATCGCCGCGTTCGATCCGATGCTGCGGGCAAGCAGCGACGCGCGTGTCATCGGGCTGTCGACCGGTGTGGCCGCTGCCGCGCCCCGGGCTTACTGGGGCGCTTATGGCGCATCTAAGGCCGCGCTGGACGTGCTCATCGCGGCTTACGGACAGGAAGTGCGCAATGTGAGCGCCATCCGCACCCATATCGTCGACCCGGGCCCAACCCGCACGGTCATGCGCGCCCGCGCCTATCCGGGCGAGGATCCGGCCACGCTCAAGACGCCGGATGTCGTGGGCCGGGCGATTGCCGATCTGGTCGCGAGCGACACGCCCGACGGCGCGCGGGTCACGCTGCCTCGATAA
- the ccmE gene encoding cytochrome c maturation protein CcmE has protein sequence MVAIASNRRGPKRKHQRLVLVLLALAAMVAGVLLAMSALRDQAAYFYTPAEARAATVEPGKAIRLGGMVEAGSLQRDKDGVTVHFRLTDGEASVPATFSGITPELFREGSGAVAEGAFDAQGVFRATNILAKHDERYMPREMEGISYNPETHEAKADSAAAGKGDAGQP, from the coding sequence ATGGTCGCGATCGCATCGAACCGGCGCGGGCCGAAACGCAAGCATCAGCGGTTGGTGCTGGTGCTGCTGGCGCTTGCCGCCATGGTCGCCGGCGTGCTGCTGGCGATGTCCGCGCTGCGCGACCAGGCGGCTTATTTCTATACCCCGGCCGAGGCCCGCGCCGCCACGGTCGAGCCCGGCAAGGCGATCCGGCTGGGCGGCATGGTCGAGGCCGGCAGCCTGCAGCGCGACAAGGACGGCGTGACCGTCCACTTCAGGCTGACGGACGGAGAGGCGAGCGTGCCGGCCACGTTCAGCGGAATCACGCCCGAACTGTTCCGCGAGGGCTCCGGCGCAGTGGCGGAAGGCGCGTTCGATGCGCAGGGCGTGTTCCGCGCCACCAACATCCTCGCCAAGCATGACGAACGCTACATGCCGCGCGAGATGGAAGGCATCAGCTACAATCCCGAAACCCATGAGGCGAAGGCCGACAGTGCGGCCGCCGGCAAGGGCGACGCGGGCCAGCCATGA
- the dnaK gene encoding molecular chaperone DnaK — MGKVIGIDLGTTNSCVAVMDGGKPKVIENAEGARTTPSIVAFAKDGERLIGQPAKRQAVTNPDNTIYAVKRLIGRRFDDPMTKKDMELVPYSIAKGPNGDAWVAAGGKEYSPSQISAFILQKMKETAEAYLGETVTQAVITVPAYFNDAQRQATKDAGQIAGLEVLRIINEPTAAALAYGLEKSDGKTIAVYDLGGGTFDISILEIGDGVFEVKSTNGDTFLGGEDFDSKLVEYLAEGFQKDEGIDLTKDKLALQRLKEAAEKAKIELSSAQTTEVNLPFITADQNGPKHLVKTITRADLERLVADLIKRTMEPCKKALADAGVSASEISEVVLVGGMTRMPKVREAVKEFFGKEPHTGVNPDEVVAMGAAIQAGVLQGDVKDVLLLDVTPLSLGIETLGGVFTRMIDRNTTIPAKKSQVYSTADDNQQAVTIRVFQGEREMAADNKLLGQFDLVGIPPAPRGVPQIEVTFDIDANGIVNVSAKDKGTGKEQQIKIQASGGLSDTDIDQMVRDAEKFAEEDKKRREAAEAKNNAESLIHTTERQIAEHGDKVDAALKGEIEAAVAAAKSAVESGDVEAMKTKTQELAQVSMKLGQAIYEKEQAAAASPGAEGPAQSDGDDVVDAEFSEVDEDNKA; from the coding sequence ATGGGTAAGGTTATCGGGATCGATCTGGGCACGACGAACAGCTGCGTCGCCGTGATGGATGGTGGAAAGCCGAAAGTGATCGAAAATGCGGAAGGCGCGCGGACCACGCCTTCCATCGTCGCCTTCGCCAAGGATGGCGAGCGACTCATCGGCCAGCCGGCCAAGCGGCAGGCCGTGACCAATCCGGACAACACGATCTATGCCGTGAAGCGCCTCATCGGCCGCCGGTTCGACGATCCCATGACCAAGAAGGACATGGAGCTGGTCCCCTATTCGATCGCGAAGGGGCCGAATGGCGACGCATGGGTCGCTGCGGGCGGCAAGGAGTACAGCCCGTCGCAGATCAGCGCGTTCATCCTCCAGAAGATGAAGGAAACCGCCGAGGCCTATCTGGGCGAGACGGTCACGCAGGCGGTCATCACCGTGCCGGCCTATTTCAACGACGCCCAGCGCCAGGCGACCAAGGACGCCGGCCAGATCGCGGGCCTTGAAGTGCTGCGCATCATCAACGAGCCGACCGCGGCCGCGCTGGCCTATGGCCTTGAGAAGAGCGACGGCAAGACGATCGCCGTCTACGACCTTGGCGGCGGCACGTTCGACATCTCGATCCTCGAGATCGGCGACGGCGTGTTCGAAGTGAAGTCCACCAATGGCGACACGTTCCTGGGCGGCGAGGACTTCGACTCCAAGCTGGTCGAATATCTGGCCGAGGGCTTCCAGAAGGACGAGGGCATCGACCTCACCAAGGACAAGCTCGCACTGCAGCGCCTGAAGGAAGCGGCCGAGAAGGCCAAGATCGAGCTTTCCAGCGCGCAGACCACCGAAGTGAACCTGCCCTTCATCACGGCGGACCAGAACGGTCCCAAGCATCTGGTGAAGACCATCACGCGCGCCGATCTGGAGCGTCTGGTGGCCGACCTCATCAAGCGCACGATGGAGCCCTGCAAGAAGGCGCTGGCCGATGCCGGCGTGAGCGCGAGCGAGATCAGCGAAGTGGTGCTGGTGGGCGGCATGACCCGCATGCCCAAGGTGCGCGAGGCCGTGAAGGAATTCTTCGGCAAGGAGCCGCACACGGGCGTGAACCCCGATGAAGTCGTGGCCATGGGCGCCGCCATTCAGGCGGGCGTGCTGCAGGGCGACGTCAAGGACGTGCTGCTGCTCGACGTGACCCCGCTGAGCCTCGGCATCGAGACGCTGGGCGGCGTGTTCACCCGGATGATCGATCGCAACACCACGATCCCCGCGAAGAAGAGCCAGGTCTACTCGACCGCTGACGACAATCAGCAGGCGGTGACCATCCGCGTCTTCCAGGGCGAGCGCGAAATGGCGGCGGACAACAAGCTGCTCGGCCAGTTCGATCTGGTCGGCATTCCCCCGGCGCCGCGTGGCGTGCCGCAGATCGAAGTCACCTTCGACATCGACGCGAACGGCATCGTCAACGTGTCGGCGAAGGACAAGGGCACCGGCAAGGAGCAGCAGATCAAGATCCAGGCGTCGGGCGGCCTGTCCGACACGGATATCGACCAGATGGTCCGGGATGCCGAGAAGTTCGCCGAGGAAGACAAGAAGCGTCGTGAGGCGGCCGAGGCGAAGAACAATGCCGAGAGCCTGATCCACACCACCGAACGCCAGATCGCCGAACATGGCGACAAGGTCGACGCGGCGCTCAAGGGCGAGATCGAGGCAGCCGTCGCGGCCGCGAAGAGCGCGGTCGAGAGCGGTGACGTCGAGGCCATGAAGACCAAGACGCAGGAGCTTGCGCAGGTCTCGATGAAGCTCGGCCAGGCGATCTACGAGAAGGAGCAGGCCGCGGCCGCTTCCCCGGGCGCCGAAGGCCCCGCGCAGAGCGACGGCGACGATGTCGTCGACGCGGAGTTCTCCGAAGTCGACGAAGACAACAAGGCATAA